From Fundulus heteroclitus isolate FHET01 chromosome 14, MU-UCD_Fhet_4.1, whole genome shotgun sequence, the proteins below share one genomic window:
- the ino80b gene encoding INO80 complex subunit B isoform X2 translates to MGKRKDMIHPRFLGESSSSLHSIHKRKHKKHKKHKKKHHSFAEAPEPEPVPIPVPIPRPPSQLRLKIKLGGQTLGTKSVPTFTVHPGVARPPSPLMILDNDVDDDDEDDDDDEPSVPLEQYRAWLDIDSDSMLGGPVDEEERWLDALEKGELDDNGELKKEIDESLLTARQKALLHKQQSQPLLELPMGYKEKEMTAEMMQKREERARKRRLQAAKKAEENKNQTIERLTKTSKAKIKSLKDRKSKQNQCPMVRYSDSARGIAISFPTGVPAPAPAPPLHPPLAPVNCGVNGCSNLKKYSCSKTGVPLCSLECYRKNLQLVQRAA, encoded by the exons TGGGGAAAAGGAAAGACATGATTCACCCCAGGTTTCTTG gtgaaagCAGCTCCAGTCTGCACAGCATCCACAAGcggaaacacaaaaaacacaagaagcACAAGAAGAAACACCACAGCTTTGCTGAGGCCCCAGAACCCGAGCCCGTTCCCATCCCAGTCCCGATCCCGCGGCCTCCGTCTCAGCTCAGACTGAAGATCAAACTGGGGGGGCAGACTCTGGGCACCAAGAG CGTCCCCACCTTCACTGTCCACCCTGGCGTGGCTCGTCCTCCCTCGCCGCTGATGATCCTCGACAATGACGTGGACGACGATGATGAGGATGACGACGACGACGAACCCTCTGTGCCTCTGGAGCAGTACAGAGCCTGGTTGG ACATCGACTCTGACTCCATGCTGGGCGGGCCTGTGGACGAGGAGGAGAGGTGGCTGGACGCTCTGGAGAAGGGAGAGCTCGACGACAACGGAGAGCTGAAGAAAGAGATCGACGAGTCTCTGCTCACCGCCAGGCAG AAAGCGCTGCTGCACAAGCAGCAGAGCCAGCCGTTGCTGGAGCTGCCCATGGGCTACAAGGAGAAGGAGATGACGGCAGAGATGATGCAGAAGCGGGAGGAGAGAGCTCGCAAGAGACGGCTGCAGGCCGCCAAGAAGGCAGAGGAGAACAAGAACCAGACGATCGAGAGACTGACCAAGACCAGCAAGGCCAAGATCAAAAGCCTCAAAGACAGGAAGTCCAAGCAGAATCAGTGTCCCATGGTTCGCTACAGCGACTCGGCGCGGGGGATCGCCATCTCCTTCCCCACGGGGGTCCCCGCCCCGGCACCGGCGCCTCCCCTTCACCCGCCGCTGGCTCCGGTGAACTGCGGCGTGAACGGGTGCAGCAACCTGAAAAAGTACTCGTGCTCTAAGACCGGGGTTCCTCTCTGCAGCCTGGAGTGTTACAGGAAGAACCTGCAGCTCGTGCAGAGGGCAGCTTGA
- the ino80b gene encoding INO80 complex subunit B isoform X1: protein MGKRKDMIHPRFLGESSSSLHSIHKRKHKKHKKHKKKHHSFAEAPEPEPVPIPVPIPRPPSQLRLKIKLGGQTLGTKSVPTFTVHPGVARPPSPLMILDNDVDDDDEDDDDDEPSVPLEQYRAWLDEDSNMAASPLPDIDSDSMLGGPVDEEERWLDALEKGELDDNGELKKEIDESLLTARQKALLHKQQSQPLLELPMGYKEKEMTAEMMQKREERARKRRLQAAKKAEENKNQTIERLTKTSKAKIKSLKDRKSKQNQCPMVRYSDSARGIAISFPTGVPAPAPAPPLHPPLAPVNCGVNGCSNLKKYSCSKTGVPLCSLECYRKNLQLVQRAA, encoded by the exons TGGGGAAAAGGAAAGACATGATTCACCCCAGGTTTCTTG gtgaaagCAGCTCCAGTCTGCACAGCATCCACAAGcggaaacacaaaaaacacaagaagcACAAGAAGAAACACCACAGCTTTGCTGAGGCCCCAGAACCCGAGCCCGTTCCCATCCCAGTCCCGATCCCGCGGCCTCCGTCTCAGCTCAGACTGAAGATCAAACTGGGGGGGCAGACTCTGGGCACCAAGAG CGTCCCCACCTTCACTGTCCACCCTGGCGTGGCTCGTCCTCCCTCGCCGCTGATGATCCTCGACAATGACGTGGACGACGATGATGAGGATGACGACGACGACGAACCCTCTGTGCCTCTGGAGCAGTACAGAGCCTGGTTGG ATGAAGACAGTAACATGGCTGCGTCCCCTCTGCCAGACATCGACTCTGACTCCATGCTGGGCGGGCCTGTGGACGAGGAGGAGAGGTGGCTGGACGCTCTGGAGAAGGGAGAGCTCGACGACAACGGAGAGCTGAAGAAAGAGATCGACGAGTCTCTGCTCACCGCCAGGCAG AAAGCGCTGCTGCACAAGCAGCAGAGCCAGCCGTTGCTGGAGCTGCCCATGGGCTACAAGGAGAAGGAGATGACGGCAGAGATGATGCAGAAGCGGGAGGAGAGAGCTCGCAAGAGACGGCTGCAGGCCGCCAAGAAGGCAGAGGAGAACAAGAACCAGACGATCGAGAGACTGACCAAGACCAGCAAGGCCAAGATCAAAAGCCTCAAAGACAGGAAGTCCAAGCAGAATCAGTGTCCCATGGTTCGCTACAGCGACTCGGCGCGGGGGATCGCCATCTCCTTCCCCACGGGGGTCCCCGCCCCGGCACCGGCGCCTCCCCTTCACCCGCCGCTGGCTCCGGTGAACTGCGGCGTGAACGGGTGCAGCAACCTGAAAAAGTACTCGTGCTCTAAGACCGGGGTTCCTCTCTGCAGCCTGGAGTGTTACAGGAAGAACCTGCAGCTCGTGCAGAGGGCAGCTTGA